In Nostoc sp. CENA543, the following are encoded in one genomic region:
- a CDS encoding DUF1816 domain-containing protein has protein sequence MLNRIKFFLLGLIPGLKSDYWAEITTQYPHCIYYFGPFQTFVEAKAASPGYVDDLSSEGALGIKVVVKRCRPDVLTIFDEQVS, from the coding sequence GTGTTGAATAGAATTAAATTTTTCCTCTTAGGATTAATCCCAGGACTCAAGAGTGATTACTGGGCAGAAATTACCACCCAATACCCTCACTGCATCTACTATTTTGGGCCTTTTCAAACTTTTGTGGAAGCGAAAGCTGCTAGTCCCGGATACGTTGATGACCTCTCAAGCGAGGGGGCTTTAGGCATAAAAGTCGTTGTTAAACGCTGCCGTCCTGATGTATTGACGATTTTTGATGAACAAGTGAGCTAA
- a CDS encoding DUF2795 domain-containing protein codes for MIKVNQIQLEKNLTNVNYPLSKYDLIKYAEEKGIDEKILRALKQLPAKEYATLDDISHSLDTSE; via the coding sequence ATGATTAAAGTCAATCAAATCCAACTTGAAAAAAATTTAACTAATGTTAACTACCCACTCAGCAAATACGATTTGATTAAGTATGCTGAAGAAAAAGGTATTGATGAGAAAATTCTCCGAGCCTTGAAGCAGTTGCCTGCAAAAGAGTATGCAACACTTGATGATATCAGCCATTCTCTAGACACAAGTGAGTAA
- a CDS encoding response regulator: MSSTAEPNQVSKNILVCDDNPDNTELIHLILEQEGYSINVAHHGREAINQIRSNSYDLLILNVIMPDMNGHDVIRYIREDLQLNIPVLFLTGFTEGLSTDENVVGIILKPIDYDIFVQQVKSVLS; encoded by the coding sequence ATGTCTTCAACCGCCGAGCCTAATCAAGTGAGCAAAAATATTTTGGTGTGCGATGATAACCCTGACAATACTGAATTAATCCACCTGATACTAGAACAAGAAGGTTATAGTATCAATGTCGCACATCATGGGAGAGAGGCAATTAATCAAATTAGAAGTAATTCTTATGATTTATTGATTTTAAATGTAATAATGCCCGATATGAATGGACATGATGTGATTCGCTACATTCGAGAAGATTTACAGTTGAATATTCCTGTTTTGTTCCTCACTGGATTCACCGAAGGATTATCTACAGATGAAAATGTAGTAGGAATTATTCTCAAGCCTATTGATTATGATATATTTGTGCAGCAAGTCAAGTCAGTTTTGTCATAA
- a CDS encoding ATP-binding protein, producing the protein MKDVKPSELNQRRYSLPLRLNLLMMASVVGAVICVVVGHLGDGIAKKEICFYPKSARIHDAPLEAEGDTERLLLGNKYCRYEQRSQIPEPYLKANQYRTSNPNYNEWAFLQHESLYVFRSLPADNPFKIHFGIGAMVLGGIGLFLTNRAKDYLSDIRPHYRATKQFEGVKASYSVKLGEQLLDLSGNELLKYLRGIKIAEARQQFIASITPQQQIALLMAMSADDYFDFGHLLDGGASFSKFEPQLQPTAQLPHGTPGTVTEQVQQPVIPPNSNTAWVQNLIKQTALIWGNQGGGKSWLARYVVKQKKQAGYRVIVLDPDSNKAEWRGVESYHSWEDIEQQIRDYVEELEQRLKTFNNSSLSEEQWRQKLWSEGKATALICEEATTYGDFIKDEELLSKFGKLALTKSRKQEMPLTVVAHNNTQTCLFGIKGLHNLVSKMLQVECLAQVDPVTLQPKSTGKAKVKLDSSNEWILVELPTMTAKISDFSENVPAEFYANPPIDKATLERIYELEINIGEQAGETQNPHKKLSPQAQKLYEYLTRTERVEADVREFKSNFKVNGERFTVEQIKGWMYEIVGADLADWIGEGVIKLNQI; encoded by the coding sequence GCGTCGTTATAGTTTGCCACTGCGTCTAAATCTGCTGATGATGGCATCGGTAGTAGGCGCGGTGATTTGTGTTGTAGTAGGACATTTAGGGGATGGCATAGCCAAAAAAGAAATATGTTTTTACCCAAAATCAGCCAGGATACACGATGCACCGCTAGAAGCAGAGGGAGACACAGAGCGTTTACTTTTAGGTAATAAGTATTGTAGGTACGAACAGAGATCGCAAATTCCCGAACCATATTTAAAGGCTAACCAGTACCGCACCAGCAACCCCAACTATAACGAGTGGGCATTTCTCCAGCATGAAAGCCTGTACGTATTTCGCTCACTGCCAGCCGATAACCCGTTTAAGATTCACTTTGGGATAGGGGCGATGGTGTTGGGGGGAATCGGTTTGTTTTTGACGAATAGAGCCAAAGACTATCTCAGCGACATTAGACCCCACTACCGCGCTACTAAACAATTTGAAGGCGTAAAAGCGTCTTACAGTGTAAAACTTGGTGAGCAATTGTTAGACCTTTCTGGTAACGAACTACTGAAATACTTGCGTGGTATCAAAATTGCTGAGGCCAGACAACAGTTTATCGCCAGCATTACCCCACAGCAGCAGATAGCCCTACTCATGGCGATGTCAGCTGATGATTATTTTGACTTTGGGCATTTACTAGATGGTGGGGCAAGTTTTTCTAAATTCGAGCCACAGCTTCAACCAACCGCACAGCTACCACATGGCACACCTGGAACTGTAACCGAACAAGTACAGCAGCCAGTTATCCCACCCAACAGCAACACCGCATGGGTGCAAAACCTCATCAAACAAACTGCTTTAATTTGGGGCAACCAGGGCGGCGGGAAGTCTTGGCTAGCTCGTTACGTCGTCAAACAGAAAAAACAGGCAGGCTACAGGGTGATTGTCCTTGACCCTGACAGTAATAAAGCAGAATGGCGAGGGGTTGAAAGTTATCACTCTTGGGAGGATATCGAACAACAAATCCGCGATTACGTTGAGGAATTGGAACAACGGTTAAAAACCTTTAACAATTCATCCTTAAGTGAAGAGCAATGGCGGCAGAAACTTTGGAGCGAGGGCAAAGCAACAGCCCTAATTTGTGAGGAAGCAACCACCTACGGCGACTTTATTAAGGATGAAGAATTACTATCAAAATTTGGGAAGCTGGCACTGACTAAGAGTCGCAAGCAAGAGATGCCTTTAACTGTGGTTGCTCACAACAATACCCAGACTTGTTTATTTGGAATTAAAGGCTTACATAATCTCGTTTCTAAAATGCTCCAAGTTGAATGTTTGGCACAGGTAGATCCAGTTACACTACAGCCCAAATCTACGGGTAAAGCTAAGGTCAAACTCGATAGTTCCAACGAATGGATATTAGTTGAACTGCCCACAATGACTGCAAAAATCTCTGATTTTAGTGAGAATGTGCCAGCAGAATTTTACGCGAATCCACCCATAGATAAAGCGACATTGGAACGCATTTATGAACTAGAAATCAATATTGGTGAGCAGGCAGGTGAAACCCAAAATCCACATAAAAAACTATCACCCCAGGCGCAAAAGTTATATGAATATCTCACCAGAACTGAACGAGTAGAGGCTGATGTAAGAGAGTTTAAAAGTAACTTTAAAGTCAACGGTGAAAGATTCACTGTGGAGCAAATCAAGGGCTGGATGTATGAAATTGTGGGTGCTGATTTAGCAGACTGGATAGGCGAGGGTGTTATCAAGCTCAATCAAATTTGA